From a single Bacillus pseudomycoides DSM 12442 genomic region:
- a CDS encoding YmzC family protein codes for MGEHPISKELRYMRICLVILILVLIFFNKESVIEVSTNHDTTPISVQNDQTSNMTQIAENTFALQESNPDSGDRHTIKIFKYNPDTNKITLVKEFNTENSSTYEYQLNKAE; via the coding sequence ATGGGAGAACACCCAATTAGTAAAGAACTACGCTATATGCGTATTTGTCTTGTAATCTTAATTCTAGTCCTTATATTTTTTAACAAAGAAAGCGTCATTGAAGTTTCTACAAACCATGATACTACTCCAATAAGTGTACAAAATGATCAAACTAGTAATATGACTCAAATTGCAGAAAATACATTTGCTTTACAAGAGAGTAACCCTGACAGCGGTGATCGGCACACTATTAAAATTTTCAAGTATAACCCAGATACAAATAAGATTACATTGGTAAAAGAATTTAATACGGAAAATTCGTCTACATATGAGTATCAACTTAATAAAGCAGAATAA
- a CDS encoding YjdJ family protein: protein MNKTVLHWLQYVIILPILFFSLFITSWTASYLSISEDWKQHIVFTPQTAEDSNQIYEIDKLLYAFKYNPVFTTIFVLSIVYLIGIMITRWLYWRKHKTGLIGLQLMIVLPIFIYTLLVTHSTGAIIAVEKNWEKYLVFSPKSITDVNQIYYIDRLLYAFQKSPIISTVLILTFLYMTGLVVTKLSHQIRLRKNINI, encoded by the coding sequence ATGAATAAAACCGTTTTGCATTGGTTACAATATGTTATCATTCTCCCCATCTTATTTTTCTCATTGTTTATTACAAGCTGGACTGCTAGCTACTTAAGTATTTCAGAGGACTGGAAACAACATATCGTCTTCACTCCCCAAACAGCAGAAGACTCCAATCAAATTTATGAAATTGACAAACTGTTGTATGCCTTTAAGTATAATCCAGTTTTTACTACAATTTTTGTATTATCAATTGTCTATTTAATAGGAATTATGATAACTCGCTGGTTATACTGGAGAAAACATAAAACAGGATTAATCGGTTTACAACTCATGATTGTTCTTCCTATTTTTATTTACACATTACTTGTCACACATTCTACAGGTGCGATAATTGCTGTGGAAAAGAATTGGGAGAAATATTTAGTCTTTTCACCAAAATCAATTACAGATGTAAATCAAATTTATTATATTGATAGGTTGTTATACGCATTTCAAAAGTCTCCTATCATTAGTACAGTTCTCATTCTAACTTTTCTTTATATGACAGGGCTAGTTGTAACTAAGCTCTCTCATCAAATACGTTTACGCAAAAATATAAACATATGA
- a CDS encoding peroxiredoxin family protein — MWRKLTIVVVLLCLASYAVYEQLGKNEKQVREEPVKSEAAMKEIIAKNGIEVGKIAPDFELSKLDGTKVKLSDFKGKKVILNFWATWCGPCQQEMPDMEAFYKKNKDDVEILAVNYTVSERANGEEKVKKFAEEKGLTFPILLDKDINVTTMYKVITIPTSYFVDTKGVIQDKFIGPMTQKEMEKRIAKIK, encoded by the coding sequence ATGTGGCGAAAGCTTACCATTGTTGTAGTGTTGCTTTGTTTAGCGAGCTATGCAGTTTATGAACAGCTCGGAAAGAATGAGAAACAAGTAAGGGAAGAACCAGTGAAAAGCGAAGCGGCGATGAAAGAAATCATTGCAAAAAATGGGATTGAGGTAGGCAAGATTGCACCGGATTTTGAGTTATCAAAATTAGATGGCACAAAAGTAAAATTATCGGATTTTAAGGGGAAGAAAGTTATTTTAAATTTCTGGGCAACGTGGTGTGGACCTTGTCAGCAAGAAATGCCGGATATGGAAGCTTTCTATAAGAAGAATAAAGATGATGTAGAAATCCTTGCTGTAAATTATACGGTTTCTGAACGTGCTAACGGAGAAGAAAAAGTGAAAAAGTTTGCAGAAGAGAAGGGATTGACATTCCCTATTTTGCTTGATAAAGATATAAATGTTACAACAATGTATAAAGTAATTACCATTCCAACTTCTTATTTTGTGGATACAAAAGGTGTGATTCAAGATAAATTTATCGGACCGATGACACAAAAAGAAATGGAGAAGAGAATTGCGAAAATAAAATAA